The genomic DNA CGCCTCGTCGAGACCCGCACTCGCGGCCGCCCCCCGGCCGTCACCCGCTGCCCCCGCTGCCACCCCACGACCGCCAGGAGCACCCCATGACCGACACCTCGCCACGCATCGACGTCGAGCGCACGGCCCTGATCGACGGCCCGTACCGGTACGTCCTCGCCCGCCGCTGGAGAGACGACGGCCCCACCGCGTGGTTCATCATGCTGAACCCGTCCACCGCCGACGCCGACACCGACGACCCCACCATCCGCCGCTGCATGGGCTTCGCCCTCGCCTGGGGCATGTCCAGCCTCGCCGTGCTCAACCTGTACGCCTGGCGTGCCACCGAGCCCAAGGACCTCACCTGGCGCCGCGCCATCGGCATCGACGTCTGCGGACCCCACAACGACCGATTCCTCCGCTCCCTCGCCACCCTGCCCGATGACGATCCGATCATCGCCGCCTGGGGAGCCCACGCCCCCCGAGCCCGCGCCGACCACGTCATGGCCATGCCCGGCATGGACCGCGCACAATGCCTCGGCACCACCAAGCACGGCCACCCCCGCCACCCCCTCTACATCCGCTCCACAACCGCCCTGCAGCCGTACACGCACCAGCCAAGGCCCAGCCGATGACCCGACTCACTCGCCACCGCCACCAGTCCGAGCAACTGTGCGAAGCCCACCACGACGAGAACACCCCCAAACTCGCCTACCCCGGCCTCCGCGTCTGCGCCGGCCACCGCCACCGCGCCGAGAAAGACCTCGACCAGCTCCCCGACCTGTACGACGAGCTCGCCGACTACCTCCGCACCCGCAACACTGGAGGCGCCAGCAGCGAACCCGTCAAGCACACCTCCGATCCCGGCCTCAACCTCGACGCCCACACGCTCGCCGCGAGGCGGGAGATCCTCGAGGGGCTGCGTGAATGGTCCGCCTGGGTCCTGAAGCCGCGCCCGACAGCCACCATGAGCGACGGAAGAGTCACGATCACCGCCAAGCCCCACGTGTCGCAGCGGCCCTACTCTGACCAGCCCCGCGCGATCGCGCTGTGGATGAAACCCCACCTGTCGTGGAT from Frankiales bacterium includes the following:
- a CDS encoding DUF1643 domain-containing protein: MTDTSPRIDVERTALIDGPYRYVLARRWRDDGPTAWFIMLNPSTADADTDDPTIRRCMGFALAWGMSSLAVLNLYAWRATEPKDLTWRRAIGIDVCGPHNDRFLRSLATLPDDDPIIAAWGAHAPRARADHVMAMPGMDRAQCLGTTKHGHPRHPLYIRSTTALQPYTHQPRPSR